The following are encoded together in the Drosophila biarmipes strain raj3 chromosome 3L, RU_DBia_V1.1, whole genome shotgun sequence genome:
- the LOC108035192 gene encoding uncharacterized protein LOC108035192 — translation MSEYSCNFYSDYSPRTEKSVSYALYLHRRELGRPRRKLMRIASTKLQLTNELIQLQQRRQWETAFDPEFDAEASSQQMSALDREREYRDRLRTNMQRQLEKQQKRKRKYLQEIGKL, via the coding sequence ATGTCTGAGTATTCGTGCAACTTCTACAGCGACTACTCCCCGAGGACGGAGAAATCCGTGAGCTACGCCCTGTACCTGCATCGCCGGGAGCTGGGGCGCCCCAGGCGCAAGCTGATGCGAATCGCGAGCACCAAGCTGCAGCTGACAAATGAGCTCATCCAGCTGCAGCAGCGCCGCCAATGGGAGACGGCCTTTGACCCGGAGTTCGACGCGGAGGCCAGCTCCCAGCAGATGAGTGCCCTGGACCGGGAACGCGAGTATCGCGACCGACTGCGAACCAATATGCAGAGGCAGCTCGAGAAGCAGCAGAAACGCAAGCGAAAGTATCTCCAGGAAATCGGCAAGCTGTAG